A stretch of DNA from Planococcus antarcticus DSM 14505:
TTATCAGAGCAGCGTAAATGACATGGAAAGAAATCCACTCAGAACAGCCCGATTTCGTTCGGCACCAGCTCTTAGCAGCTGATTTGCGGAACATTAGCAGGCCGGAATCATTAATTCAACTTAATATAGTTCTGAAAAATTTTTCTTTATAATCACTTCGGGCGCTATGGGCATGGCTTTCGCGATAAGCCGAGAAGAGCACTCGTCTTTTCGCTTCGCCTAGCCCGTGGACGCGCCGGCGCTTGAGATTTGAATGAGTGGGTTCTTTCTTTTGTAGAAAGAAGGCATTATTTTAGTTTACATAATAAAAATATTTTTTAAAAAGAGTTTTCTTTTAATTGAAGCCTGGGACATTGCCCTACACAAGAAGAAATGCTATGTTCTTAAAGGATTCAAATTTAAGGGGGCTTTATTGCATGAGTACATATTTTTCGAAGAAAAAGACGGTTTTAACCACAGGAGCGGTCGTTGCGTTATTGTTAACAGGGTGTAGTAATGAGGAAAATACAGCGGAAGAAGAAAAAACAGCGTGGGCTGAAATTCAAGAAAAAGGATCCATGACTGTAGCCACTTCTGGTACTTTACTGGCCACTTCTTTTCGCGATGCAGAGTCTGATGAGTTAACTGGTTTTGAAGTTGAAGTTGTACGAGAACTTGGCGAACGACTCGATTTAGACATCGATTTTACTGAGCTTGGATTTGATGAAATGCTGACAAGTGTCAATACCGGTCAAATTGACCTTGCCGCGAACGACATTGAAATTACCGAGGACCGTGCTGAACAGTTTGTTTTTTCGACTCCGATTAAATATTCTTATGGTACTGCAGTTGTTCGGAAAGATGATTTGTCCGGTATTGCGACTCTGGAAGACTTAGCAGGAAAAAAAGCAGCGGGTGCTTCTACATCAATTTATATGGAAATTGCTCGTGACTACGGTGCAGAAGAAGTGACGTATGACAATGCAACGAACGAAGTGTATTTACGTGACGTTTCAATTGGACGCACAGATGTCATTCTCAATGACTATTATTTATCAACATTTGGCGTTGCTGCTTTTCCTGAGTTGAATATCACCATTCACCCAGATATTAAATATGCACCATCAGAAGTTGGGCTTGTTATGAACAAAGACAATACAGAGCTTGCCGATAACGTCAATAAAGCTTTGGAAGAAATGCTGGAAGACGGCACCATTACGGAAATTTCCGAAGAGTTTTTCGGTGGTGCAGATGTCTCTGTCAAACCTGATATTGAAGAGAATTAAACAGGAGGTCGTCTGATGAATGATATTGAATGGGGACTGTTGTTTGATCCTGCCTTAGCGATCGAATCTCTGCCTTATGTATTAGAAGGCATTGGATACACGTTGCTGATATCTATTGTCAGTATGATTATCGGTATGGTTATTGGCTTTTTCCTGTCTCTTGCCAGAACGTCTAGAGTAAAAATTCTACAATTTCCTGCACGTCTTTATATTTCCTTTATGAGAGGCGTGCCGATTCTTGTTATCCTGTTCTTGCTGTATTTTGCATTGCCGGTCGTCGGCATCGAATTTACTGCTGTACAAGCGGCTTTAATCGGCTTCACCATTAACAGTGCCGCTTATATTGCTGAGGTTTTCCGTTCTTCTTTGGCATCGGTTGATAAAGGGCAATGGGAATCCTCGACTGCACTTGGATTGACCTACTGGCAATCTATGCGCCGCATTATTCTTCCTCAATCTATTCGTATTGCAATTCCGCCTTTATCAAATGTTTATCTGGACTTAATCAAAGCCTCTTCATTAGCTGCCATGATTACCGTTCCAGAGATTTTTCAAAAAGCGCGCATTGTAGGTGCACGTGAATACGATTTATTAACCATGCTGATTTTGGTGGCGCTGATTTACTGGGCTATTTGTTCGGTAATGACCATTTTACAAAATTATCTTGAAAAACGCTACGCAGATTATTTATAAGAAAATGCATCCGGAGATTTTTCTCTAGGATGCATTTTTATATTTATTCGCTCTCATTCTGAGGCATATAGAGAACTCCACACATATGACCATCCAGGTCTTTGAAACTCCAGGCATACATGTATTCATTGTCCATTTTTTCATTGGCTGACTGGCCGCCCGCTTTAAACGCATCGTTTACCAATTCATCAACATCTGCTTTACTGCTGACAGAAATGGCTGTAATGACTTCCGCATAGTTTGTCGTGTCTGCAATTTCCCTTTTTGAAAAGCTCTTGAAATAATCCTCTGTCAGTAACATCGCATAAATCGTTGGTCCAATGATCATACAGGCCGCATTCTGGTCCGTCATCTCTTCCTCAAATCCAAATCCGATTTCTTCAAAAAAAGCTTTGGAGCGTTCCAGCTTCTTCACCGGCAAATTGACGAAAATATGGCTCGCTTGGACACTCATGCTTTTTGCCCCCCTTTTTTCTTTTTCTGTTCACCACCATCTATTCGCCGCAGCTTTCTGATCCTCCTGCTAAGAGAAAAAGATCCTCAGAAATGATCTTTAGGCTAGACGATACCGCATCAAATACGGCAGTACAAGAATGTTGGCAGGGATGATCACTAACACAGCCAATATAAATGCTTGCGTGCTAGTTGGATAAGATACAAGATTAAAAGCAAAAATTGATCCTACTAATAGTAAAGACGCTAGAATGCGTGACAGAAATTGGACTTTATGAAGCTTTCCGCAATTCGTGCAAGCAATCGGCTTATAGGCAGCCACAAGGATTTGCTGACTTGTTTCCAGGTAAATCGCGCGTGGCATATTACACATTGCTGCATCATTTGCCTGCTTTCAGCTAATCTACGTATTGCTTTGCTTCGAGCAGTGACCAACCAAATTCCTGTCGTGTACGCTTGACAGCTTCAACTGTTTTTCCTTTTTGTAGAAGTTCCAGAAGCACTTCATCAACGTCCCTTTCTGCTAAATCTATGCCCTGTGTTGTTTGTTTGAGCAATTTTTCGACATGTCTGACTCTTTTTCCCCAGCGCTTCAATTCGTTTTTCCGAGGCGGTATATAAAATATAGCCAGCTATAAAAATAGTACCGATTATGATAATAATCCAAGTTAAATCCATTTTTTCAGCCTCCTAAATAAGTTTTTCCACGGTGGTAAAATCCGTCCATTTCTTCTTCCGGCACTAAAGCGCCACCAGTTGACCATCCAATATGAGTAGCAGTAGCCATCGGAATTTGATTGGTTTCAGCATAACTAGAAGCCTTGATTCTCAAAGGACCCAGCAATCCTGCTGTAGCAGAGGGTTCAACGAAGATTGCTTCACTATCTGCTAAAAGAGTCAATAATTTAAATAACTCCTGATCTTCAATGGTATAGATGCCGCTTACGGTTTTTTCACTGATGCCCGAAGCAAAGCTCGATGGCCTGCCGACAGCTAGTCCATCACCTTCTGTAACATTGTCTATACCGAAATCCTGGACGCTGAGCTTTTCTTTTTCACCCGTCATTAATCCGATTAACACTGCAGGAGAATGAGTCGGTTCAACAAAAAAGCAATGAACTGCATCACCTAAAACTTGCTTAAGGCCGAAAGCAATGCCACCGGGAGCCCCGCCTACTCCACAAGGTAAATAGACAAAAAGTGGATGGTTGGCATCTACTGGAATGTCTGCATCGTCTAGTTGCTGCTTGAGCCGAAAAGCAGCGACGCTATACCCTAAAAATAAGTGTTTGGACTTTTCGTCATCGACAAAATAAGCATCGGACTTTGCAAGTGTTGTCTCTCGCCCCGCCCAAATAGCTTCACTGAAATCTCCTTCGAATTCCACTACAGTTGCTCCTTTTTCACGTAGCAAGTCTTTTTTCCATTGTTTAGCGTCTGAAGACATATAAACGGATACTTGGAAACCGAGTTTAGCGCTGATGATGCCGATACTCAGTCCTAGATTTCCAGTAGAACCGACACCAATAGAATAACGACTGAAAAAGTGCTTGAACCCGTCAGAAGAAAACTGCTCGTAAGATTGTTCGGTTGTCAGCATTCCTGCATCAATGGCTAGTTTTTCTGCGTGATGCAGTACTTCATAAACACCACCACGTGCTTTAATAGATCCAGCAATCGGTAATTCGTTATCGCATTTCAAAAATAGTTTTCCTTCAATTTTTGCATCGTAATGGTCGTTGAGTTGCTGTTTCATACCAGAAATCTCGCGCAGCGGTGATTCCACAATACCTTTGGCTGCTGCAGTTTCTGGAAATTCTGCTGCTAAATATGGTGCGAATCGCTGCCAAAGAAGCTCTGCCTCTTTCATATCCGCGAAACTTACTGGCAATCCGGACATGTCATTCTTTTTTTGAAGCTTCGGATTTAGCCAGACAACTGGTTTTAAACTTACAATGTTTTCAAGTAATGGATATTTTGCAACCCAGCTGTTTAGTTGTTGCTGCATGGTCATACAAATCCCCTTCCGTTCGATTGGCTTGTTCATTTCATCATACAGGACAATCGAAGAAAATTCATCCTTATACTGGAAGGGTCTATTGTCCGCTTGATAGCTTGCCAAAACCTTTGCTTAAGCCCAACATGACAATTCCAATCAATAGAAATGCCCACCATGCCACATGAACGACTGGACCAATTCCATCAAAGAGAAAGGCAATCCCTAGCATAAAAGCAAATATTACCATGCCATATAATCCGCTCTTCACGTAAAACTTCCATTGCTGATTTTTTGGTTTGAAGATAGAAGAACGAATAATCTTAAAAATTAATCTGATGCTCAACGTACCAAACAAACTGACTGTTAATAAAATCAACAAGATACTGCCAAGCGCCACCTCATTGCTCCATGCAGTAAAAGTAGAAAAAACAACATTTATAATCCCGTAAGTAATGGCAAACCAGCCCACTAATCCAGCCAATCCTGAAGCCGCAAGCCAATAAATATTTCTTCGCTTTTGGCTAGGCAGATTTGCAATCAACTCATCTGCATAGGCTTGTGGTGAATCCCCGAAGAGGTCTGCTGCATTTTTCTTATATTCCTGTGCTTCTAATAAATGATCCAGTAAGTCCATTAAAATTTCTTCACTTGCATGCTCATCAACGCGGAGGTCCGTTCGAATATATACTAACAGGTCTTCATAAACTCGTTCATTTTCAGTATTCAAAAGCTCTCTTTTATCGTTATTTTCCTTAATCAGTTCAGTCGGTCCTCTCATCTTGTCCACCCCTTTTCAGTAATTGGCTGACCGGCTTGGCGATTTGAAGCCATTCAAGAGCCATTTGTTCTAACTCCACTTTTCCTTCATCGGTCAAAAAATAATACTTACGGTTCGGCCCGGCTGCAGAAGGTCTCATTTCACCGCGGATAAAGCCATTTTTCTGTAACCGAAGCAGGACTGGATAAATGGTGCCATCGCTAATGTCCGGCAAACCGATCTCTTGCAGCTTTTGCGAAAGTTCATAGCCATAGACCGGCTTCTCTTCCACTACGGCCATTACACAAGCTTCTAAAACCCCTTTTAGCAATTGACTTCTAAGAGCCATATCAGTCTCTCCCTTCGGTACTTGGTAATGCAAGATAGTGTCTTAAAAAAATAACTACCTTGCATTACCAACTAGTTATTTTCATTGTATTCAATTATTTTTATTTTGTCAATCATTTATATTGCAATTTATATTGCGAGCTAGGAAGTAATTAATTGCTATCTTTTGCTTTGGTTACTTTTTCATATCACTTTGATGTGGACAAGAAAGACATTGTCTTTACTTTCTTATATCGCTTCGGCCGCTTCAGGCATGGCTCACACGATAAGCCGGGAAGAACACCCGTCTCATCGCTCCCCTAGCCCTTGGTCGCGCCGTCTCTTTTTGTGTAAATCGTCTTGAGTCGCGCTGTTGAAAGAAAGAAATCGCTTTCCAACTTGGTCCGAGTGAAGAAGCGATGGAAGAGCAGTTGATTTTTTCCTACCTAAACCTTTCTTTCTCAACATCTTTGAATAACGATCAGCAGGAAACCTTAATTCAACTTATCTAAAACACATCCAACGCAGAAACCAACATAGAAAAAAACCGACCAATTGGCCGGCTTTACAATGTTCCCTCTTTTAACTTTTCATGCCAATCGGCAAGCATCGGCATATCTTCTTCGCTAATAGCGCCTGTGCTCAATGCCTGTTCAACAAGTGCTGGAAAATCCGTCAGCGTATGGAACGTATAGCCTGCGCCTGTGATGGCTTCGATCGACTGTGGCAAATCATAAGTAAAGATGGCAACAATTCCGAGCACCTCAAAGCCGGCCGCGTCTAACGCTTGTGCTGCTTGTAAGACAGAGCCGCCTTTAGAAATCAAATCTTCTACAACCACTACTTTTTGACCTTTTTCGATTTTGCCTTCAATCATATTTGTTTGGCCATGTTCTTTTGCTTTCGAACGAACATAGACCATTGGCAAGTCGAGCAGATCGCTGACCCAAGCTGCATGCGGGATGCCTGCCGTTGCGGTACCGGCTACCACTTCGCACTCGGGATAATATTCGTTTATGGTTTCTGCTAGACTTGCAGCAATGTCTTTACGTACAGCTGGATAAGACATCGTCAAGCGGTTATCACAGTATATCGGCGATTTGACGCCTGACGCCCATATAAAGGGATCTTGCGGACGCAACTCGACCGCTCCAATGGATAATAAATGATTCGCTATTTCAGATTTCAAAATTCCCCACTCCATTCTGCTGCAATCTGTGCGTAACTTTCTGATGGGTTGTCAGCTTTTGTAATGGCTCGCCCGACGACAATATGACTAGAGCCTTTTTCGCGCGCTTGTGCTGGAGTCGCGACGCGTTTTTGATCATCAGCTGAAACCGCAGCCGGACGAATGCCAGGCGTGACACGCAGAAATTCTTGACCGCATGCATCTCCTATAGCCTCTGCTTCTAGCACCGAACAAACCACACCGTCCAACCCTGCATGCATGGCACGTTTCGCGTAATGCAACACAGACTCTTCAAGGCTGACATAAACCAATTGATCTTCATGCATCTCTTCTTCGCTGGTCGAAGTTAATTGCGTCACAGCAATAAGTTTCGCATCACTATCCGCTAATCCGCGTTTAGCTGCTTTCATCATTTCAAGTCCTCCTGCAGCATGAACATTGACCATGTCCACACCCAGTTTAGACAAGCCGCGCATAGCAGATTCGACGGTATTTGGAATGTCGTGCAGTTTCAAGTCCAAGAAGATTTCATGACCGAGCGATTTGATGTAACGAACCAGCTCTGGCCCTTCTTGAAAATAAAGCTCCATGCCTACTTTGACAAAAAGTGGCTCAGAAAACTGTGCTAAAAATTCTTCTACTTGCTGTTTTGATGCGAAATCTAAAGCGATAATGGGTTTATTCACAGACGATGGCTCCTTCCGACAAGTTGTTCTACTGAATCAAATCCAAGTTCATGCAACCGTTCGGGTAGTTGACCAATGATTTCTGGACAGACAAAAGGATTGACGAAATTGGCTGTGCCGACAGCTACAGCACTCGCACCAGCTGACAAAAAGTCGATGACATCATCTACATTGGTCACGCCGCCCATACCGATAATTGGCAGTTTCGTATGTTGGCTAACTTCGTAAACCATTCGTAAAGCAACTGGTTTAATAGCAGGGCCTGACAAGCCACCCGTAATATTGGCGATGATGGGACGTCCAGTTTTGGTATCCATGCGCATGCCGAGCAGCGTATTGATCATCGTGATGCCATCCGCTCCGCCTTCTTCGACCGCTTTAGCGATTGACACGATGTTGGTGACATTCGGTGACAATTTGATATAAACCGGTACTGAAGAAACTTCCTTTACGGCACGCGTCAACTCACGCGCGACATCGGGATCCGTTCCGAATGTGATGCCGCCTTGCTTGACGTTTGGACAAGAAATATTGATTTCCAGCGCACGAACGTTTGGTGCTTGTGAAATCGCTTTTGCGACTTCGACATAGTCTTCCATCGTCGTTCCAGCTACATTGGCAATAATTGGTACATCGTATTGTTCTAACCATGGCAACTCTTGACCGGTTACTTTTTCAAGGCCAGGGTTTTGTAAACCGATAGCGTTTAGCATGCCCGACGCTGTTTCTGCAACTCGCGGAGTCGGATTGCCAAGACGTGTTTCAACGGTCGTTGCTTTAATCATGATGGCGCCGAGCTGCGACAAGTCATACAACTGCGCATACTCTTTACCGAAACCAAAACAGCCGGAAGCCGGCATAATCGGGTTTTTTAAGTCAAGTCCTGGAAGTTTAACTGTTAAATCCGTCATGAAATCACCACTCCTGCTGGAAATACCGGTCCATCTGAACACACTTTGATGTAATCCGTTTCGCTTTTCGTTGTTCGGCAAACACAAGCAAAACATGCCCCGATGCCGCAGCCCATGCGTTGTTCATACGACAAGAATCCTTTTTTCTGCGGATATGCCCATTGCACCGCTTCAAGCATCGCAGTTGGCCCACAGCTATAATAGGTATCAAAATCTGTCGGTAACTCGTTGAGAATATGCGTCACAAAACCTTGTGTACCATGAGATCCATCAACCGTCGCAATGTGTGTATCACCAAGGTCGCGGAATTTGTCTTCGTAGAAAACCGCTTGTTTGCTTTCAAATCCAAGTATATGAACGGTTTCGATGCCACGTGCGTTTAACTGTTTGGCAAGTTCGTATAGAGGCGGAACACCGATTCCTCCACCAATCAAATACGCTTTTTTCTGTGCTTCTTCTACCGGAAAGCCGTGCCCGAGTGGCCCCAACACATCCAATGTATCACCAGGTCTTTTTTCAGCCAATAACTGTGTACCGCGACCTTCTGCCCGGTAAATCATCGTGAATTGTGAAGCTTCCAAATCAATGGAAGCTACTGAAATTGGGCGACGCAACAAAGGTTCAAAGCTATCTGCAACTCGGATATGGACGAATTGCCCTGGCTCTGCCATTTCATTGGCCAGTTCACCTTGTACAGTCAATTCAAAGATATGTTTGGCGATTTCCTGCTGCTTGATAATCTGCATGCGTTCTTGTTTGATCATATGCCTGCCCCCATTTCCTCCGCTGAGAAAGTCATTGATTCGATAACGCGTAACATCGCTTCTGCTGTATCCAGTGAAGTTAGACAAGGAATGCCGTTCTCAACCGATTCACGGCGGATACGGAAACCGTCACGTTCTGGTTGTTTGCCTTTTGTTAAGGTATTGATGACGATTTGCGTGTCGCCATTTTGAATCACATCGAGTAAAGTTTTGCCTTCAGAACCAATTTTACCGACCGGTGCAACGATGATTCCCGCTTCTTCGAAAGCTTTGGCTGTACCACCGGTCGCCATGATTTGATAACCGATTGCTTTAAAGCGTTTGGCTAACCCAATCGCTTCTTCTTTGTCTTTATCTGCGACTGTTAATAACACAGTACCGTGATCTTTCACTTCCATGCCCGCTGCTGCTAATCCTTTATACAAAGCTTTTTCAAGTGTCGTATCTTTGCCCATAACTTCTCCAGTAGATTTCATTTCTGGCCCGAGTGTAATATCAACACGGCGAAGCTTCGCAAAAGAGAAGACCGGTACTTTAACGAAGACACCTTTTGAAATCGGCGCAAGTCCTGGTGTAAAGCCTTGGTCGACGATGCTTTGCCCCAGAATTGCTTTTGTCGCGATATTGGCCATTGGGATTGATGTAATTTTACTCATGAATGGCACCGTCCGGCTTGACCGTGGATTGACTTCGATCACGAAGACTTCACCTTTAGAGATGACATACTGGATATTTAGCAGGCCGATGATGTTCAATCCTTTTGCCAGGCGCGTCGTGTAATCGACAAGTGTATCCAGTAATTCTGTTGAAATGTTTTGCGTTGGGTAAACCGCAATCGAGTCGCCTGAGTGAACTCCAGCACGTTCAATATGCTCCATAATTCCCGGAATCAAGACATGTTCACCGTCTGAGATGGCATCTACTTCGATTTCGATTCCGGTTAAGTAACGATCGACCAGCACCGGATGTTCCGGGCTTGCTTCTACCGCGTGTTCCATATAATATTTTAAGTCTTCTTCGTTGTAGACGATTTCCATTGCACGTCCACCAAGGACATACGAAGGACGAACCAGTACTGGGTAACCGATGTCCGTTGCGATGATGATAGCTTCATCTGAATTGACAGCGGTTTTTCCTAAAGGTTGTGGAATGCCGATTTCGTGCAAAGCTGCTTCGAATTTATTGCGATTTTCTGCTCTGTCTGTATCTTCTAATGAAGTTCCTAAAATTTTAACGCCGTTTTGTTCGAGTTTCTCAGCCAAGTTGATTGCTGTCTGTCCGCCGAATTGAACGACAACTCCTTTTGGTTGCTCGAGGTCGACAATGTGCATAACATCTTCGATCGTCAATGGTTCGAAATACAATTTATCGGAGATCGAGAAATCTGTTGAAACCGTTTCTGGATTGTTGTTGACGATAATCGCTTCGTAGCCTGCTTCTTTAATGGCCCATACAGAGTGTACCGTTGCATAGTCGAATTCAACGCCTTGACCGATGCGGATTGGACCTGAACCGAGAACGATGACTGATTCCTTGTCTGTTTTCACTGATTCGTTTTCATCTTCATACGTGCCGTAGAAATAAGGTGTCTCGGATTCAAACTCTGCCGCACACGTATCGACCATTTTGTAAACCGGTATTAATTTTTGTTCTTTGCGCCAGTTATACACTTGCTGTTCAGTAGTGTTCCAAAGTTTCGCGATTGTCCGGTCAGCAAAGCCTAAACGTTTTGCATGTTTCGCCGTCTCGTAATCAAATGGTGCATTTTTCAAATTTTCTTCGTACTTCACAATATTCTCGAACTTCTTCAAGAAGAATAAATCGATTTGGCTCCATTCATTGATGGTTTCAATTGTTACACCGCGGCGAAGTGCTTCACCGATAAAGAACAACCGCTCATCTCCTGCGCGGCAAATACGTTTTTGTATCCATTCGTCGCTCATGGCGTCGGCATTTTTTAACTCCAAGTGAAATTGCCCTGTCTCCAGTGACCGCACCGCTTTTAAAATCGATTCCTCGAATGTTCGGCCCATAGCCATTACTTCACCAGTCGCTTTCATCTGCGTTCCTAAATTGCGTTTGGCAGATTCGAATTTATCAAACGGCCAGCGTGGAATTTTCGTTACGACATAATCTAGTGCAGGCTCGAATGCGGCATACGTGCGTCCAGTGACCGGGTTCATCATTTCATCTAATGTCAAACCGAC
This window harbors:
- a CDS encoding transporter substrate-binding domain-containing protein produces the protein MSTYFSKKKTVLTTGAVVALLLTGCSNEENTAEEEKTAWAEIQEKGSMTVATSGTLLATSFRDAESDELTGFEVEVVRELGERLDLDIDFTELGFDEMLTSVNTGQIDLAANDIEITEDRAEQFVFSTPIKYSYGTAVVRKDDLSGIATLEDLAGKKAAGASTSIYMEIARDYGAEEVTYDNATNEVYLRDVSIGRTDVILNDYYLSTFGVAAFPELNITIHPDIKYAPSEVGLVMNKDNTELADNVNKALEEMLEDGTITEISEEFFGGADVSVKPDIEEN
- a CDS encoding amino acid ABC transporter permease, with the protein product MMNDIEWGLLFDPALAIESLPYVLEGIGYTLLISIVSMIIGMVIGFFLSLARTSRVKILQFPARLYISFMRGVPILVILFLLYFALPVVGIEFTAVQAALIGFTINSAAYIAEVFRSSLASVDKGQWESSTALGLTYWQSMRRIILPQSIRIAIPPLSNVYLDLIKASSLAAMITVPEIFQKARIVGAREYDLLTMLILVALIYWAICSVMTILQNYLEKRYADYL
- a CDS encoding VOC family protein, which encodes MSVQASHIFVNLPVKKLERSKAFFEEIGFGFEEEMTDQNAACMIIGPTIYAMLLTEDYFKSFSKREIADTTNYAEVITAISVSSKADVDELVNDAFKAGGQSANEKMDNEYMYAWSFKDLDGHMCGVLYMPQNESE
- a CDS encoding D-serine ammonia-lyase; amino-acid sequence: MTMQQQLNSWVAKYPLLENIVSLKPVVWLNPKLQKKNDMSGLPVSFADMKEAELLWQRFAPYLAAEFPETAAAKGIVESPLREISGMKQQLNDHYDAKIEGKLFLKCDNELPIAGSIKARGGVYEVLHHAEKLAIDAGMLTTEQSYEQFSSDGFKHFFSRYSIGVGSTGNLGLSIGIISAKLGFQVSVYMSSDAKQWKKDLLREKGATVVEFEGDFSEAIWAGRETTLAKSDAYFVDDEKSKHLFLGYSVAAFRLKQQLDDADIPVDANHPLFVYLPCGVGGAPGGIAFGLKQVLGDAVHCFFVEPTHSPAVLIGLMTGEKEKLSVQDFGIDNVTEGDGLAVGRPSSFASGISEKTVSGIYTIEDQELFKLLTLLADSEAIFVEPSATAGLLGPLRIKASSYAETNQIPMATATHIGWSTGGALVPEEEMDGFYHRGKTYLGG
- a CDS encoding DUF1129 family protein, whose product is MRGPTELIKENNDKRELLNTENERVYEDLLVYIRTDLRVDEHASEEILMDLLDHLLEAQEYKKNAADLFGDSPQAYADELIANLPSQKRRNIYWLAASGLAGLVGWFAITYGIINVVFSTFTAWSNEVALGSILLILLTVSLFGTLSIRLIFKIIRSSIFKPKNQQWKFYVKSGLYGMVIFAFMLGIAFLFDGIGPVVHVAWWAFLLIGIVMLGLSKGFGKLSSGQ
- a CDS encoding PadR family transcriptional regulator produces the protein MALRSQLLKGVLEACVMAVVEEKPVYGYELSQKLQEIGLPDISDGTIYPVLLRLQKNGFIRGEMRPSAAGPNRKYYFLTDEGKVELEQMALEWLQIAKPVSQLLKRGGQDERTD
- the pyrE gene encoding orotate phosphoribosyltransferase, giving the protein MKSEIANHLLSIGAVELRPQDPFIWASGVKSPIYCDNRLTMSYPAVRKDIAASLAETINEYYPECEVVAGTATAGIPHAAWVSDLLDLPMVYVRSKAKEHGQTNMIEGKIEKGQKVVVVEDLISKGGSVLQAAQALDAAGFEVLGIVAIFTYDLPQSIEAITGAGYTFHTLTDFPALVEQALSTGAISEEDMPMLADWHEKLKEGTL
- the pyrF gene encoding orotidine-5'-phosphate decarboxylase; translation: MNKPIIALDFASKQQVEEFLAQFSEPLFVKVGMELYFQEGPELVRYIKSLGHEIFLDLKLHDIPNTVESAMRGLSKLGVDMVNVHAAGGLEMMKAAKRGLADSDAKLIAVTQLTSTSEEEMHEDQLVYVSLEESVLHYAKRAMHAGLDGVVCSVLEAEAIGDACGQEFLRVTPGIRPAAVSADDQKRVATPAQAREKGSSHIVVGRAITKADNPSESYAQIAAEWSGEF
- a CDS encoding dihydroorotate dehydrogenase: MTDLTVKLPGLDLKNPIMPASGCFGFGKEYAQLYDLSQLGAIMIKATTVETRLGNPTPRVAETASGMLNAIGLQNPGLEKVTGQELPWLEQYDVPIIANVAGTTMEDYVEVAKAISQAPNVRALEINISCPNVKQGGITFGTDPDVARELTRAVKEVSSVPVYIKLSPNVTNIVSIAKAVEEGGADGITMINTLLGMRMDTKTGRPIIANITGGLSGPAIKPVALRMVYEVSQHTKLPIIGMGGVTNVDDVIDFLSAGASAVAVGTANFVNPFVCPEIIGQLPERLHELGFDSVEQLVGRSHRL
- a CDS encoding dihydroorotate dehydrogenase electron transfer subunit; translated protein: MIKQERMQIIKQQEIAKHIFELTVQGELANEMAEPGQFVHIRVADSFEPLLRRPISVASIDLEASQFTMIYRAEGRGTQLLAEKRPGDTLDVLGPLGHGFPVEEAQKKAYLIGGGIGVPPLYELAKQLNARGIETVHILGFESKQAVFYEDKFRDLGDTHIATVDGSHGTQGFVTHILNELPTDFDTYYSCGPTAMLEAVQWAYPQKKGFLSYEQRMGCGIGACFACVCRTTKSETDYIKVCSDGPVFPAGVVIS
- the carB gene encoding carbamoyl-phosphate synthase large subunit; the protein is MPKRQDIQSILVIGSGPIVIGQAAEFDYAGTQACLALKEEGYRVILINSNPATIMTDTEIADKVYIEPITLEFVSRILRKERPDALLPTLGGQTGLNMAIELDESGILDELNIEILGTKLEAIHKAEDRDLFRTLMNELGEPVPDSDIIHNMAEAENFVNRIGYPVIVRPAFTLGGTGGGICENYEQLKEIVASGLKYSPVTQCLLEKSIAGFKEIEYEVMRDKNDTAIVVCNMENIDPVGIHTGDSIVVAPSQTLSDREYQMLRNVSLKIIRALKIEGGCNVQLALDPFSFNYYIIEVNPRVSRSSALASKATGYPIAKLAAKIAVGLTLDEMMNPVTGRTYAAFEPALDYVVTKIPRWPFDKFESAKRNLGTQMKATGEVMAMGRTFEESILKAVRSLETGQFHLELKNADAMSDEWIQKRICRAGDERLFFIGEALRRGVTIETINEWSQIDLFFLKKFENIVKYEENLKNAPFDYETAKHAKRLGFADRTIAKLWNTTEQQVYNWRKEQKLIPVYKMVDTCAAEFESETPYFYGTYEDENESVKTDKESVIVLGSGPIRIGQGVEFDYATVHSVWAIKEAGYEAIIVNNNPETVSTDFSISDKLYFEPLTIEDVMHIVDLEQPKGVVVQFGGQTAINLAEKLEQNGVKILGTSLEDTDRAENRNKFEAALHEIGIPQPLGKTAVNSDEAIIIATDIGYPVLVRPSYVLGGRAMEIVYNEEDLKYYMEHAVEASPEHPVLVDRYLTGIEIEVDAISDGEHVLIPGIMEHIERAGVHSGDSIAVYPTQNISTELLDTLVDYTTRLAKGLNIIGLLNIQYVISKGEVFVIEVNPRSSRTVPFMSKITSIPMANIATKAILGQSIVDQGFTPGLAPISKGVFVKVPVFSFAKLRRVDITLGPEMKSTGEVMGKDTTLEKALYKGLAAAGMEVKDHGTVLLTVADKDKEEAIGLAKRFKAIGYQIMATGGTAKAFEEAGIIVAPVGKIGSEGKTLLDVIQNGDTQIVINTLTKGKQPERDGFRIRRESVENGIPCLTSLDTAEAMLRVIESMTFSAEEMGAGI